The following coding sequences lie in one Sesamum indicum cultivar Zhongzhi No. 13 linkage group LG9, S_indicum_v1.0, whole genome shotgun sequence genomic window:
- the LOC105170812 gene encoding uncharacterized protein LOC105170812: protein MQASALSHNMALKCTSHRRDHLTAVKKLEDLRRQFAEKESRKKALVAENESLKGQLAELSAELENVKGKAFSDGRREGVMAGREEGMEEGYETGRLDGIWEGRFDRIHIEEHKKVLAEARFQAARDFLRSAAFLTAVEMKAARFFIDGFNTCKAQANTLHAFAKNFDQGQLNPGLDKDLQPYTAVHSHTQTLCEFDVLLDEVEAMKYLSS from the coding sequence GCATCGGCCCTTTCCCACAATATGGCTCTGAAATGTACCAGCCATAGGAGGGACCATTTGACTGCAGTTAAAAAGTTAGAGGATCTTCGCCGACAATTTGCTGAGAAAGAATCAAGGAAAAAGGCTCTGGTCGCTGAAAATGAGAGCTTAAAAGGGCAGCTCGCCGAGCTTTCTGCTGAATTGGAGAACGTTAAGGGCAAGGCTTTTTCTGATGGTCGAAGGGAAGGAGTCATGGCCGGCAGAGAGGAAGGGATGGAAGAGGGCTACGAAACAGGTCGATTGGATGGTATTTGGGAAGGCAGGTTCGATCGCATTCATATCGAGGAGCACAAAAAGGTGCTCGCTGAAGCTCGATTCCAAGCTGCTCGTGATTTTTTGAGGTCTGCGGCTTTTCTAACTGCGGTGGAGATGAAGGCGGCACGCTTTTTTATCGACGGGTTTAATACATGCAAGGCCCAAGCAAACACTTTGCATGCTTTTGCCAAAAACTTCGATCAAGGGCAGTTGAACCCTGGCTTGGATAAAGACCTTCAGCCGTACACAGCCGTACACAGCCATACACAAACACTCTGCGAGTTTGATGTTTTGCTGGACGAAGTAGAGGCTATGAAGTACCTGTCATCGTGA